A DNA window from Peromyscus leucopus breed LL Stock chromosome 3, UCI_PerLeu_2.1, whole genome shotgun sequence contains the following coding sequences:
- the Bhlhe41 gene encoding class E basic helix-loop-helix protein 41: MDEGIPHLQERQLLEHRDFIGLDYSSLYMCKPKRSLKRDDTKDTYKLPHRLIEKKRRDRINECIAQLKDLLPEHLKLTTLGHLEKAVVLELTLKHLKALTALTEQQHQKIIALQNGERSLKSPVQADLDAFHSGFQTCAKEVLQYLARFESWTPREPRCAQLVSHLHAVATQLLTPQVPPGRGPGRAPCSTGAAATPGPERAARCVPVIQRTQPGTEPEHDTDTDSGYGGEAEQGRAAVKQEPPGDPSPAPKRPKLEARGALLGPEPALLGSLVALGGGAPFAQPAAAPFCLPFYLLSPSAAAYVQPWLDKSGLDKYLYPAAAAPFPLLYPGIPAAAAAAAFPCLSSVLSPPPEKAGAAAGVPLLAHEVAPPGPLRPQHAHSRTHLPRAGNPESSQEDASQPAKDAP, encoded by the exons ATGGACGAAGGAATCCCTCATTTGCAAGAGAGACAGTTACTGGAACATAGAGATTTTATAGG ACTGGATTATTCCTCTTTGTATATGTGTAAACCCAAAAGGAGCTTGAAACGGGATGACACCAAG GATACCTACAAATTACCgcacagattaatagaaaagaagagaagagaccgAATTAATGAATGCATTGCTCAGCTGAAAGATTTACTGCCTGAACATCTGAAATTGACA ACACTGGGGCATCTGGAGAAAGCAGTGGTTTTGGAATTAACTTTGAAGCACTTGAAAGCGTTAACAGCCTTAACGGAGCAGCAGCATCAGAAGATAATTGCTTTACAGAATG GGGAGCGCTCTCTGAAATCGCCGGTCCAGGCCGACTTGGATGCGTTCCACTCGGGGTTTCAAACCTGCGCCAAAGAAGTCTTGCAATACCTCGCGCGCTTTGAGAGCTGGACGCCCAGGGAGCCGCGCTGTGCCCAGCTCGTCAGCCACCTGCACGCCGTGGCCACCCAGCTCCTGACGCCACAGGTGCCCCCGGGCAGGGGCCCGGGCCGCGCGCCCTGCAGCACGGGGGCTGCGGCCACCCCGGGCCCCGAGCGCGCGGCCCGCTGCGTGCCGGTCATCCAGCGGACTCAGCCCGGCACCGAGCCCGAGCATGACACGGACACCGACAGCGGCTACGGAGGCGAGGCAGAGCAGGGCCGCGCCGCTGTCAAGCAGGAGCCGCCTGGGGACCCGTCCCCTGCACCCAAGAGGCCGAAGCTGGAGGCGCGCGGCGCGCTCCTGGGCCCGGAGCCCGCGCTGCTCGGCTCGCTGGTGGCCCTGGGCGGGGGCGCGCCCTTCGCGCAGCCCGCCGCCGCGCCCTTCTGCCTGCCCTTCTACCTGCTGTCGCCGTCCGCCGCCGCCTAcgtgcagccctggctggacaAGAGCGGCCTGGACAAGTATCTGTACCCCGCGGCGGCCGCACCCTTCCCGCTGTTGTATCCTGGCATCCCCGcagcggccgccgccgccgccttcccCTGCCTGTCGTCCGTGCTGTCGCCGCCTCCTGAGAAGGCAGGCGCGGCCGCCGGTGTCCCTCTGCTGGCGCACGAGGTGGCGCCCCCGGGGCCGCTGCGCCCCCAGCACGCTCACAGCCGCACCCACCTGCCGCGCGCAGGGAACCCGGAGAGCTCTCAGGAAGATGCCTCACAGCCGGCCAAGGATGCCCCCTGA